The Hyphomicrobiales bacterium genome has a window encoding:
- a CDS encoding conserved hypothetical protein (Evidence 4 : Unknown function but conserved in other organisms), with protein MAALLRIETAQRDFVPDPITDEEAAAMFRAAVNLFRLWRITDEEAAVLIDLPVRSYRRWKAGEIGRISRDGKARLSNLMGIHKALRLIFTEPQRGYDWIKRANADFGARSALDVMLGGELTDLMRVRRLLDAERGAW; from the coding sequence ATGGCAGCCCTGCTGCGCATCGAGACGGCCCAGCGCGATTTCGTCCCCGATCCGATCACGGACGAGGAGGCGGCCGCGATGTTCCGCGCGGCGGTCAACCTGTTCCGGCTCTGGCGGATCACGGACGAGGAAGCGGCCGTGCTGATCGATCTGCCGGTCCGGAGCTACCGGCGCTGGAAAGCCGGCGAGATCGGCCGCATCTCGCGTGACGGCAAGGCGCGCCTCTCGAACCTGATGGGCATCCACAAGGCGCTCAGGCTGATCTTCACCGAGCCGCAGCGCGGCTATGACTGGATCAAGCGGGCGAATGCCGATTTCGGTGCCAGGTCGGCGCTCGATGTCATGCTCGGCGGCGAGCTCACCGACCTGATGCGGGTGCGCCGTCTGCTCGATGCCGAGCGGGGCGCCTGGTGA
- a CDS encoding RES domain-containing protein: protein MIDPASLPVAEIAWRGAVRIVRSIFPPIDLFEDIADPADWPLLIAAEQKTNPRLMETIGNLDLVPADRRVSGPGASWLMAPFTHVSRDRPSRFSDGSFGVLYIGNSFEVALLETIHHHARFMWATAQPPGWTSQFREIVLEVEAELHDIRPLGAEATPALDPTDYTAGQALGLGLRALGSAGIAYPSVRYPGGECVGLFYPDGASQPVQGRHLDYHWNGERVDLYRDRSAGEVYRIV, encoded by the coding sequence GTGATCGATCCGGCGAGCCTGCCGGTCGCCGAGATCGCGTGGCGCGGGGCGGTCAGGATCGTCCGCAGCATCTTCCCGCCGATCGATCTGTTCGAGGATATCGCCGACCCCGCCGACTGGCCGCTCCTGATCGCGGCCGAGCAGAAGACCAATCCGCGTCTGATGGAGACGATCGGCAATCTCGATCTGGTGCCGGCCGACCGGCGCGTCTCGGGGCCGGGGGCGAGCTGGCTGATGGCGCCCTTCACCCATGTCAGCCGGGACCGGCCGAGCCGCTTCAGCGATGGCAGCTTCGGCGTGCTCTATATCGGGAACAGTTTCGAGGTGGCGTTGCTGGAGACGATCCACCACCACGCCCGCTTCATGTGGGCTACGGCCCAGCCGCCGGGCTGGACCTCGCAATTCCGCGAGATCGTGCTGGAGGTCGAAGCGGAGCTTCACGACATCAGGCCGCTCGGGGCCGAAGCCACTCCGGCGCTCGACCCAACGGATTACACCGCCGGCCAGGCGCTCGGCCTCGGCTTGCGGGCGCTTGGCTCGGCCGGCATCGCCTATCCCAGCGTGCGCTACCCCGGCGGCGAATGCGTGGGGTTGTTCTACCCCGATGGGGCGAGCCAGCCGGTGCAGGGCCGGCATCTCGACTATCATTGGAACGGCGAGCGGGTGGACCTCTACCGGGACCGCAGCGCCGGCGAGGTCTACCGCATCGTCTGA
- a CDS encoding 3-hydroxyacyl-CoA dehydrogenase, translating into MKLDSSLAAIVTGGASGLGEATARMLAGQGVKVALLDLNAERGEAVAKEIGGIFCACDVTSEASVDEALAKARAAHGVARIVVNCAGIAPGRRVISKKRDTGELVAHDLATFEKAVAINLNGTFRVIAKSAVALAGLDPITEDGSRGVIICTASIAAEDGQIGQAAYAASKAGVVGMTLPIARDLAGVGIRIVTIMPGLFETPMFAGLPDDAKASLAVSVPHPSRLGRPAEYAALARSIIENDMLNGTAIRLDGAIRLAPK; encoded by the coding sequence ATGAAACTCGATTCCTCTCTCGCCGCCATCGTCACCGGCGGCGCCTCCGGTCTTGGCGAGGCGACCGCCCGCATGCTGGCCGGCCAGGGCGTCAAGGTCGCGCTGCTCGATCTCAACGCCGAGCGCGGCGAGGCGGTTGCGAAGGAGATCGGCGGCATCTTCTGTGCCTGCGACGTCACCAGCGAAGCCTCGGTCGACGAAGCACTCGCCAAGGCCCGCGCCGCGCACGGCGTCGCCCGCATCGTCGTCAACTGCGCCGGCATCGCGCCGGGCCGCCGCGTGATCTCGAAGAAGCGCGACACCGGCGAGCTCGTCGCCCATGACCTCGCCACCTTCGAGAAGGCCGTCGCGATCAATCTGAACGGCACCTTCCGCGTCATCGCCAAATCGGCGGTCGCGCTCGCCGGCCTCGATCCGATCACTGAGGATGGCAGCCGCGGCGTCATCATCTGCACCGCCTCGATCGCGGCTGAGGACGGCCAGATCGGCCAGGCCGCCTATGCCGCCTCCAAGGCCGGCGTCGTCGGCATGACCCTGCCGATCGCGCGCGATCTCGCCGGGGTCGGCATCCGCATCGTCACGATCATGCCGGGCCTGTTCGAAACCCCGATGTTCGCCGGCCTCCCCGACGATGCCAAAGCCTCGCTCGCCGTCTCCGTGCCGCATCCCTCGCGCCTCGGCCGCCCGGCGGAATATGCCGCGCTCGCCCGCAGCATCATCGAGAACGACATGCTGAACGGCACCGCGATCCGCCTCGACGGCGCGATCCGTCTCGCGCCGAAATAG
- a CDS encoding conserved hypothetical protein (Evidence 4 : Unknown function but conserved in other organisms), producing the protein MSEGFSASFSREEMEAIRKSLRDEAKFGADFMARLKRVAKRIPFAEDLLAAWFCARDPATPRRVRMTLLAALGYFVLPVDALPDIMPLLGFTDDAAVIAAAIAAVAGSITIEHRERARKAMAEL; encoded by the coding sequence ATGAGCGAGGGGTTCAGCGCAAGCTTCAGCCGCGAGGAGATGGAGGCGATCCGCAAGAGCCTGCGTGACGAAGCGAAGTTCGGCGCCGATTTCATGGCCCGGCTGAAGCGCGTCGCGAAGCGGATTCCGTTTGCCGAGGATCTGCTGGCCGCGTGGTTCTGCGCGCGCGATCCGGCGACGCCCCGGCGCGTGCGGATGACGCTGCTGGCTGCGCTCGGCTATTTCGTGCTGCCGGTCGATGCGCTGCCGGACATCATGCCGTTGCTCGGCTTCACCGACGATGCCGCGGTGATCGCGGCCGCCATCGCGGCGGTGGCGGGCTCGATCACGATCGAGCACCGGGAGCGGGCAAGGAAGGCGATGGCGGAGCTCTGA
- a CDS encoding NADPH:quinone oxidoreductase family protein, which translates to MAQSGARDGNGEATMKALLCEHHGPAEELVIRDLPEPQPGPGEVVIAVKAAALNFFDTLIIKGRYQTKPAFPFSPSAECAGTIAALGEGVTGWQVGERVAAWLGYGAARGKVAVPADALVRVPDRLDDAQAASLFVTYGTAMHGLIQRAHLKAGETLAILGASGGAGLAAVEIGALLGAHVIACASSPEKLALAREHGAQEEIDYAQDDIRARLKKLTEGRGVDVLYDTVGGELAEPALRSMAWEGRYLVVGFAGGEIPKIPLNLLLLKGCDLRGVFWGEFVAREPAAHRRNMERLLDWAAGGHIRAHIHATFPLERWTEAYALIGDRKAKGKIVLTL; encoded by the coding sequence ATGGCACAGTCCGGAGCACGAGACGGCAATGGTGAAGCGACGATGAAAGCCCTGCTCTGCGAACATCACGGACCGGCCGAGGAGCTCGTCATCCGCGACCTGCCCGAGCCGCAGCCCGGACCGGGCGAGGTCGTCATCGCGGTCAAGGCGGCGGCGCTCAATTTCTTCGACACGCTGATCATCAAGGGGCGTTACCAGACCAAGCCCGCCTTTCCCTTCTCGCCCTCGGCCGAATGCGCCGGCACCATCGCCGCCCTCGGCGAGGGGGTCACCGGCTGGCAGGTCGGGGAGCGTGTCGCGGCCTGGCTGGGGTATGGCGCCGCCCGCGGCAAGGTCGCCGTGCCGGCCGATGCGCTCGTCCGCGTTCCCGACCGGCTCGACGACGCGCAGGCCGCCAGCCTGTTCGTGACCTACGGCACCGCGATGCACGGGCTGATCCAGCGCGCCCATCTGAAGGCGGGTGAAACGCTCGCGATCCTCGGCGCCTCCGGCGGGGCCGGGCTCGCGGCGGTGGAGATCGGCGCATTGCTCGGCGCCCATGTCATTGCCTGCGCCTCCTCGCCCGAGAAGCTCGCGCTGGCTCGCGAGCACGGGGCGCAGGAAGAGATCGACTATGCGCAGGACGACATCCGCGCCCGCTTGAAGAAGCTCACGGAAGGCCGGGGCGTCGACGTGCTCTACGATACGGTCGGCGGCGAACTCGCCGAGCCCGCCCTGCGCTCGATGGCCTGGGAAGGGCGCTATCTCGTCGTCGGCTTCGCCGGCGGCGAGATTCCGAAGATCCCGCTCAACCTGCTGCTGCTGAAGGGGTGCGATTTGCGCGGCGTGTTCTGGGGCGAGTTCGTCGCGCGCGAACCGGCCGCGCATCGGCGCAACATGGAACGCCTGCTCGACTGGGCGGCGGGCGGCCATATCCGCGCGCATATCCACGCGACCTTCCCGCTGGAGCGCTGGACGGAAGCCTACGCGCTGATCGGCGACCGCAAGGCCAAAGGCAAGATCGTCCTGACGCTGTGA
- a CDS encoding conserved exported hypothetical protein (Evidence 4 : Unknown function but conserved in other organisms) codes for MISSFFPTRDAALSRLAAALGLTAGLLVLACPPAEAAPAKPKPAATAAAATPGQGQAMLLETAGKWQAFSSQQGRSKVCYALSKAESRSPANLKDVEGMLFVSNRPGEGVRNEISFVMNFDVKEGVEHQAIIGNERFALVAKGQNMWLKNPAEETRMLDAMRRGSGLEIKAMSKRGNATSDKYSLGGISQIVKRAEDACK; via the coding sequence ATGATCAGCTCGTTCTTTCCCACCCGCGACGCCGCACTGTCCCGTCTGGCCGCCGCGCTCGGCCTGACGGCCGGACTTCTGGTTCTGGCCTGCCCGCCGGCCGAGGCCGCGCCGGCCAAGCCCAAGCCGGCCGCGACGGCGGCTGCCGCCACGCCCGGGCAAGGGCAGGCGATGCTCCTGGAAACGGCGGGCAAGTGGCAGGCCTTCTCGTCGCAACAGGGCCGTTCCAAGGTCTGCTACGCGCTGTCCAAGGCCGAAAGCCGTTCCCCGGCCAATCTCAAGGATGTCGAGGGCATGCTCTTCGTCTCCAACCGGCCGGGCGAGGGCGTGCGCAACGAGATCAGCTTCGTGATGAATTTCGACGTCAAGGAAGGCGTCGAGCATCAGGCGATCATCGGCAACGAGCGCTTCGCGCTGGTGGCCAAGGGCCAGAACATGTGGCTGAAGAACCCGGCCGAGGAAACGCGCATGCTCGATGCGATGCGCCGCGGTTCCGGGCTGGAGATCAAGGCGATGTCGAAGCGCGGCAACGCGACCAGCGACAAATATTCGCTCGGCGGGATCAGCCAGATCGTGAAGCGGGCCGAGGACGCCTGCAAGTAA